The Paenibacillus yonginensis genome segment AATGATGCTGTCCGCTTCGGCGCCCACGCCGGAATAAACCTGGCTGAGTGTGGTATCGACTACCCCCGCAACATTAAATTTGGTTGGAGATTGAAACATGGCATAACTCCGGGCTGCCACAGCCTGTGCTTTAAGCGACTCCAGCGGCCAGGAAGCGGAGACCTCCCCGCCTACCACGGAATACAAATATTGCTCCATAGGAAGCTCATTTACGAGCGCCAGCTGTCCGTTCACCATACTGATTTCGAATCCGCCGCGGTATTTGCGGCTGGATCTTTCTTTGATCTGTGTAACGCCGCTTGGTCCGGCATCCACCCATAACTTGGCTCCGGTGCCCGTCAGCATATAAAAAGGGGTATTCACCGGCGTACTCAAGTCAGATGTCACGTCGCTTTGAATAATCAAAGCCGGTGAGGCCGCCTCTACCGGAGACAGCTGCAGATTTGGCAGCTTGGCGGAGACGGCTGCTTTGGCCGCCGCCAGCTGGGCATCGGTTGCAGCCTCGCCGATCCAGACAGAATAACTAGGCTTATCCCCCGCATCTGGCACCAGAACCTCCCATGCATCGATGCCCTGGGCATGAATTTGATCACGCAAGGACTGGGCATCGTAAGCGGAATTAAAATTCCCGGCCGAAAGATAAAGTTTGCCCCGCACTTCAGGTTTTTGCGAACCCAGCAAACTACCAAGCGTGCCGGAAACAGCGCTCAAAGCTTTGTTGGCTTCATCGGCAGTGGCGTACAAACCAGTATACAGCTGATAAACCGTCTTCCCTCCGGCATCTTCAGAGAACAAAAAAGGTTTGTTATTCGTAGCTTGAAGTTTTTTGGCTGCCGCAGCAGCCGTACTGAAATCGGATGTCTGCAGCGCTTTAATCCGAAAACCGTTCACGCTGAATTTTACCTGTTTGCCAGCAGCAGACTGAATCCAGTTCTTATAGCCGTCTGCTGTTCCCGGCCCTGCGCCGAGTTCTGTTGCAGGCAACAGGGTTACATAAGGAGTAGTAGACTTATAAGTGCTCCCGAGATCCAGAAACATAGCAACCCTGATCCGATTATCCTGCACCGGACTCATCGAATCATCGGCCGAAACCGGCACGCATAAAGCTCCAAACAAAAGTAATCCGGCTCCGAGCCCTCTGCTCCACTTCATTAAACCGGTTAACCTGCTGTTAAATTTCATACGAACCTCACTTTCCGTATTGCCTACTTTATAAAGTTTGTTATAAGTTGTTCACTTTCACATGGGGTCAGGAACCGGCAGCCCCAAATGTTGGTAAGCCGCCGGCGTTGCGACACGTCCTCTCGGCGTCCGCTGAAGGAATCCGATCTGGAGCAGATACGGCTCATAAACGTCTTCAATCGTCTGACTTTCTTCACCGATTGTCGCCGCGATCGTATCCAGGCCGACAGGGCCGCCCCTAAAGCTTGTAATCATCGCCCGCAGCATTTTATGATCAATCTGATCCAATCCCCTTGGATCGACCTGGAGCATGCGTAGGGCCTCTACAGCGGCATCCTCCGTTATGATCCCGTCGCCGCGCACTTGCGCGAAGTCGCGGACTCTTTTCAACAGCCGATTGGCAATCCGCGGCGTTCCGCGTGAACGAAGAGCAATTTCTTCCGCCGCATCCCCGACAATCTCAATGCTCAGAATATCCGCTCCCCGGGAGACGATATAACTTAATTCCTCTACCGAATAAAACTCCAGACGGCTGACCACCCCAAACCGGTCGCGCAGCGGCGCAGACAGAAGTCCGGCCCGCGTTGTTGCCCCTATCAATGTAAAAGGAGGCAGGTCCAGCCGCACCGATCTGGCGCTTGGCCCTTTGCCGATCATAATATCCAGTGCAAAATCCTCCATCGCCGGGTAAAGCACTTCCTCCACCGTTCTGTGAAGACGATGAATTTCATCGATAAACAGAACGTCGCCTTCCTGCAGATTCGTCAGCAGTGCCGCCAGATCGCCCGGACGTTCGATAGCCGGACCCGAGGTGGTCCGCAGATTAACGCCAAGCTCGTTGGCAATGATGTTGGCGAGGGTTGTTTTTCCCAGCCCCGGAGGGCCATACAGCAGCACATGATCCAGCGCCTCCTTGCGCATTTTGGCCGCTTCGATATAAATCTTCAAGTTCTCTTTAATTTGACCTTGTCCGATATATTCGGATAAATAACGAGGTCTCAGACTGAGTTCCACCGCCTGATCTTCCATCATCAGATTGGCTGAAATGATCCGGTCCTCCATGTTTGCACCGCCTCCTTCCTGTTCCTTGCTTTATCCGACATACAGCAGCTTGAGCGCCTTCTTCATCACGGCATCCACCGTTTCGTCCGGCGTTACGCTGTCCTTCATATTTTGCCATGCCTTATCCAGCTCGGCATCCGTGTAGCCCAGCGATTTGAGCGCCTCTTTGGCTTCCTGCCAGGTTGATTGATCCGGGTTAAACAAGTCCACTTCCAGCTCGGAGTGAATCACTATGCCGCCCGTACTGATCCCGTCCAGCTTGTCCTTCAGATCCAGAATAATCCGCTGGGCCGTCTTTTTGCCAATTCCGGGCAGTTTCGTCAAGAACGTTATATTCTCCTGATAAATCGCAGCTACTACACTATCCGGCGTTCCCCCGGCCAATATGCCAAGCGCTACCCTTGGTCCTATGCCCGATACCTCGATCAGCTTGCGGAACAGCTTCTGCTCTTCCCGCGTAGCAAACCCGAACAGCAGAATCGCGTCTTCACGCACATGATGGTGGGTATAAATCGTAACTTCTTCTTTGTCTTTACTTTTAGCAAAATAATACGGATTCGGACAGAACACCTGATATCCGACCCCATGCACGTCAAGCACCACATATTCCGTTTCAAAATGGACGACACGCCCTCTAAGAAAATCGATCATTTACGCAAAACCTCATTTATCCTGGAATTTAAAGTATAAGAATGAGCGTGGCAAATCGCAACCGCCAGCGCATCCGCCACATCGTCCGGCTTGGGCACTTTCTGCAGCTTAAGGAACATGCGGGTCATTTCCTGAACCTGTTTCTTCTCCGCTTTGCCGTATCCCACGATCGCCTGTTTGATCTGCATAGGCGTATATTCGGCAATCGGCAGCCCTTTTTGAACGGCAGCAAGCACCATAACGCCTCTCGCTTGGCTGACCGTCATGGCCGTTGTCACGTTTCGGTTGAAGAACAGCTTCTCCAAAGCCACCGCATCCGGCTTATATTTGTCGATCAATTGAGTCATTCCTTCATAAACATGAAGCAGCCGCTCTTCTTCGGGCGTGTGTGCTTCAGTTTGAATACATCCGTACTGCACGGGCACAACCTTGCTGCCCTCTTTATCCACAAACCCGAATCCTACGATCGCAATCCCCGGGTCAATCCCTAAAATACGCAAATTCATCTCTCCCAAACCCATGTCCGTCTCCAACATGAGGCGAACATATGTATTCAATCTATTATAGCAAACTTTATGCAATCAAGGGCAGGTTTAGATCCGGTTCGGACCGAATTTAGAGAAATAGACCTATAAAAATCGGGTAGGAGGCTACCCATTAATTGGGCAGCCGACCTCCCACACCACCGTACGTACCGTTCGGTATACGGCGGTTCCATTAGGAATGCGCAGTAACTTGTCGATAATAATCAGAAAAGAAAAGGAATCCGAGGTTCTTCAGCCTATTGTTACCGAGGGACTTCGAGAGGATTGGGCTATTGGAGATTCTCCAATAGCCCTTTCTTGTGTTTGCGTATTCCCACGCCTTCTGT includes the following:
- a CDS encoding SpoIID/LytB domain-containing protein, with the protein product MKWSRGLGAGLLLFGALCVPVSADDSMSPVQDNRIRVAMFLDLGSTYKSTTPYVTLLPATELGAGPGTADGYKNWIQSAAGKQVKFSVNGFRIKALQTSDFSTAAAAAKKLQATNNKPFLFSEDAGGKTVYQLYTGLYATADEANKALSAVSGTLGSLLGSQKPEVRGKLYLSAGNFNSAYDAQSLRDQIHAQGIDAWEVLVPDAGDKPSYSVWIGEAATDAQLAAAKAAVSAKLPNLQLSPVEAASPALIIQSDVTSDLSTPVNTPFYMLTGTGAKLWVDAGPSGVTQIKERSSRKYRGGFEISMVNGQLALVNELPMEQYLYSVVGGEVSASWPLESLKAQAVAARSYAMFQSPTKFNVAGVVDTTLSQVYSGVGAEADSIIQAVDSTAGEVLKSGGKVIEGLFSSNSGGMTADSSEVWGNPAPVYAAVPSTEDQVASASLKKWYHVLLSSGKTGYVREDNTKLTGASTAAGLKYLTVTASSTNVRPLPLIQSGVDPVAQMNPGDEAVVLEQVDESGSYAWIRGPFSSSQLVASMKGKVSSTIPSSITSLQVTKRGPSGRAVEVKANGQVLKVKYPDLFRSTFGSLPSTLFDIVETGRYTVQGAGGQTASATAASGTTVLSASGKSSLSGGGLVVMSGDGQARAVDQTNSFLFIGQGNGHGLGMSQWGAKGMADAGYDYQSILQHYYQNVTITKD
- the ruvA gene encoding Holliday junction branch migration protein RuvA, with the protein product MIDFLRGRVVHFETEYVVLDVHGVGYQVFCPNPYYFAKSKDKEEVTIYTHHHVREDAILLFGFATREEQKLFRKLIEVSGIGPRVALGILAGGTPDSVVAAIYQENITFLTKLPGIGKKTAQRIILDLKDKLDGISTGGIVIHSELEVDLFNPDQSTWQEAKEALKSLGYTDAELDKAWQNMKDSVTPDETVDAVMKKALKLLYVG
- the ruvB gene encoding Holliday junction branch migration DNA helicase RuvB; the protein is MEDRIISANLMMEDQAVELSLRPRYLSEYIGQGQIKENLKIYIEAAKMRKEALDHVLLYGPPGLGKTTLANIIANELGVNLRTTSGPAIERPGDLAALLTNLQEGDVLFIDEIHRLHRTVEEVLYPAMEDFALDIMIGKGPSARSVRLDLPPFTLIGATTRAGLLSAPLRDRFGVVSRLEFYSVEELSYIVSRGADILSIEIVGDAAEEIALRSRGTPRIANRLLKRVRDFAQVRGDGIITEDAAVEALRMLQVDPRGLDQIDHKMLRAMITSFRGGPVGLDTIAATIGEESQTIEDVYEPYLLQIGFLQRTPRGRVATPAAYQHLGLPVPDPM
- the ruvC gene encoding crossover junction endodeoxyribonuclease RuvC, which gives rise to MRILGIDPGIAIVGFGFVDKEGSKVVPVQYGCIQTEAHTPEEERLLHVYEGMTQLIDKYKPDAVALEKLFFNRNVTTAMTVSQARGVMVLAAVQKGLPIAEYTPMQIKQAIVGYGKAEKKQVQEMTRMFLKLQKVPKPDDVADALAVAICHAHSYTLNSRINEVLRK